A stretch of the Terriglobia bacterium genome encodes the following:
- a CDS encoding S9 family peptidase codes for MLERWITSQERRRLARDTNRRVLPFEWGLEYIEARNGSDDPRRILDEYVDWAMQNSEEFFHHTSTADYQFDGRQLTYPSQIQTPYPENNTVFARYYPSKHLTSRAKIRPAVIVMPQWNGDFDAHVALAQLFARFGISALRLSMPYHDSRKPPHLERSDYMVSSNIGRTLQASRQAVLDVKRAADWLLGQGFNRIAVMGTSIGSSVAFLTFAHDPRFAAGIFNHGSSYFGDVVWTGITTQHVRQGIESHLTQDQLRRYWSPISPFPFIRRLNQNPRKMLIVSAEYDLSFLPCFSQDVFREYRSHGIPFELQLMPCGHYTLGTFPFSWWVAGRMVRFLRRHLLSIPTGSRDLPGNARDATPGRPEWVDDRTPPQV; via the coding sequence ATGTTAGAACGGTGGATCACTTCTCAGGAAAGGCGACGGCTGGCGCGGGACACCAACCGCCGCGTTCTGCCCTTCGAATGGGGCCTCGAATACATCGAGGCTCGAAACGGGTCTGACGATCCCCGCCGGATTCTCGATGAGTACGTCGACTGGGCGATGCAAAACAGCGAGGAATTCTTCCATCATACTTCGACAGCCGACTACCAGTTCGATGGCCGCCAGCTTACCTATCCGAGTCAAATCCAAACACCCTATCCTGAGAATAACACGGTGTTCGCCCGCTACTACCCGTCAAAGCATTTGACATCGCGAGCGAAGATTCGTCCAGCGGTCATTGTGATGCCCCAGTGGAATGGTGACTTCGATGCCCACGTCGCCCTGGCTCAACTTTTTGCCCGGTTCGGAATTTCTGCTTTGCGGCTGAGCATGCCTTACCACGACTCGCGGAAGCCGCCGCACCTGGAGCGGTCGGATTATATGGTCAGCTCCAACATCGGCCGGACCCTCCAGGCCTCCCGGCAGGCGGTCCTGGACGTCAAACGGGCCGCCGACTGGCTACTGGGCCAGGGGTTCAACCGGATCGCCGTCATGGGAACTTCCATCGGATCGAGCGTGGCTTTCCTGACCTTTGCGCACGACCCGAGATTCGCCGCGGGGATCTTCAACCACGGGTCGAGTTATTTTGGGGACGTTGTTTGGACCGGGATCACCACGCAGCATGTGCGCCAGGGGATCGAGTCTCACCTGACTCAGGATCAGCTTCGCCGCTACTGGTCACCGATCAGCCCGTTCCCCTTCATTCGGAGGCTCAACCAGAATCCCCGAAAGATGCTCATCGTTTCGGCGGAATACGACCTTTCGTTCCTTCCGTGCTTTTCGCAGGATGTCTTCCGCGAGTACAGGTCCCATGGCATCCCCTTTGAGCTACAACTCATGCCTTGCGGACATTACACGCTCGGCACTTTTCCGTTCAGCTGGTGGGTTGCAGGTCGGATGGTCCGGTTCCTGCGGAGACATCTGCTTTCCATCCCGACCGGTTCGCGGGACCTCCCCGGCAACGCTAGGGATGCCACGCCAGGTCGACCAGAATGGGTCGATGATCGGACACCTCCTCAGGTTTAA